In Leopardus geoffroyi isolate Oge1 chromosome D1, O.geoffroyi_Oge1_pat1.0, whole genome shotgun sequence, a single window of DNA contains:
- the MYRF gene encoding myelin regulatory factor isoform X14: MEVVDETEALQRFFEGHDINGALEPSNIDTSILEEYISKEDASDLCFPDISAPASAASYPHGQPAIPGSSGGHHLSPSGGGPSPGRHGPLPAPSYSAPLNCNNNNAMGTAPKPFLGGSGPPIKAEPKAPYAPGTLPDSPPDSGSEAYSPQQVNDPHLLRTITPESLCHVGVPSRLEHPPPPPAHLPGPPPPPPPPPHYPVLQRDLYMKAEPPMPPYAAMGQGLVPTDLHHTQQSQMLHQLLNQHGAELPTHPSKKRKHSESPPNTLNAQMLNGMIKQEPGTTTTLPPHPARAPSPPWPPQGPLSPGPGSLPLSIARVQTPPWHPPGAPSPGLLQDNDSLSGSYLDPNYQSIKWQPHQQNKWATLYDANYKELPMLTYRVDADKGFNFSVGDDAFVCQKKNHFQVTVYIGMLGEPKYVKTPEGLKPLDCFYLKLHGVKLEALNQSINIEQSQSDRSKRPFNPVTVNLPPEQVTKVTVGRLHFSETTANNMRKKGKPNPDQRYFMLVVALQAHAQNQNYTLAAQISERIIVRASNPGQFESDSDVLWQRAQVPDTVFHHGRVGINTDRPDEALVVHGNVKVMGSLMHPSDLRAKEHVQEVDTTEQLKRISRMRLVHYRYKPEFAATAGIEATAPETGVIAQEVKEILPEAVKDTGDVVFANGKTIENFLVVNKERIFMENVGAVKELCKLTDNLETRIDELERWSHKLAKLRRLDSLKSTGSSGAFSHAGSQFSRAGSVPHKKRPPKVASKSSSVVPDQACISQRFLQGTIIALVVVMAFSVVSMSTLYVLSLRSEEDLVETDGSFAVSTSCLLALLRPQHPGGSEARCPWSSQSFGTTQLRQSPVTTGLPGTRPSLLLVTTGLSSSAPGPVIPTLDLCSSRPCPVICCSSSTPSPTPAPSLGSSFNPGRGLSPSPSPSTNRSGPGQMALLPVTNIRAKSWGLSANGIGHSKHPKSSEPLASPEVPFPGGQGKAKNSPSLGLHGRARRGLPQPGLSPARPTRAQGQPDPVPSLTSIQVLENSMPITSQYCAPEDACRPGNFTYHIPVSSGTPLHLSLTLQMNSSSPVSVVLCSLMSKEQPCEERDFPQSLHTFQDTQGTSHQWPVTILSFREFTYHFRVALLGQANCSVEAPVLPATDYYFHFYRLCD; the protein is encoded by the exons gccaCGACATCAATGGTGCCCTGGAGCCCTCCAACATCGACACCAGCATCCTGGAGGAGTACATCAGCAAGGAGGATGCCTCTGACCT CTGCTTCCCTGACATCTCTGCTCCAGCCAGTGCCGCCTCCTACCCCCACGGGCAGCCGGCCATCCCGGGCTCCAGCGGGGGCCACCACCTGAGCCCCTCTGGGGGCGGACCCTCCCCGGGGCGccacggccccctccccgccccgagCTACAGCGCCCCGCTCAACTGCAACAACAACAATGCCATGGGCACTGCTCCCAAGCCCTTTCTGGGGGGCTCTGGGCCCCCCATCAAGGCAGAGCCCAAGGCTCCCTATGCCCCAGG CACACTGCCGGACTCTCCCCCAGACTCGGGCTCCGAGGCCTACTCCCCCCAGCAGGTGAATG ACCCCCATCTCCTGCGCACCATTACCCCCGAGTCCCTGTGCCACGTAGGAGTGCCCTCCCGCCTGGAGcacccacctccacctccagcccACCTACCAGGCCCTCCgccgcccccgccacccccgcctCACTACCCTGTCCTGCAGCGGGACCTGTACATGAAGGCCGAGCCCCCGATGCCCCCCTACGCTGCCATGGGGCAGGGGCTGGTGCCCACGGATCTCCACCACACACAACAGTCCCAGATGCTACACCAGCTGCTGAATCAGCACGGAGCTGA gctccccacacaCCCCTCCAAGAAGAGGAAGCACTCCGAATCACCTCCCAACACCCTTAATGCCCAGATGCTGAATGGAATGATCAAACAGGAGCCGGGGACCACGACGACCCTGCCCCCGCACCCAGCTcgagccccttccccaccctggccTCCCCAGGGCCCACTCTCCCCCGGCCCCGGCTCCTTGCCCCTCAGCATCGCCCGGGTCCAGACGCCACCTTGGCACCCACCGGGCGCACCCTCACCAG GTCTCCTGCAGGACAATGATAGCCTTAGTGGCTCCTACCTGGATCCCAACTACCAATCCATCAAGTGGCAACCGCATCAGCAGAACAAGTGGGCAACGCTGTACGACGCAAACTACAAGGAGCT gcCCATGCTCACCTACCGCGTGGACGCTGACAAGGGCTTCAACTTTTCGGTGGGCGACGACGCCTTCGTGTGCCAGAAGAAGAACCACTTTCAGGTGACGGTATACATCGGCATGCTGGGGGAGCCCAAGTACGTCAAGACGCCCGAAGGCCTCAAGCCCCTCGACTGCTTCTATCTGAAACTGCACGGAGTGAAG CTGGAGGCCCTGAACCAGTCCATCAACATTGAGCAGTCACAGTCCGACCGAAGCAAGCGGCCCTTTAACCCTGTCAC GGTCAATCTGCCTCCTGAGCAGGTCACGAAGGTGACCGTGGGGCGCTTGCACTTCAGCGAGACCACCGCCAACAACATGCGCAAGAAGGGCAAACCTAACCCAGACCAGAG GTACTTCATGCTGGTGGTGGCGCTCCAGGCCCATGCACAGAACCAGAACTACACGCTGGCTGCCCAGATCTCAGAGCGCATCATCGTGAGG GCCTCCAACCCAGGCCAGTTTGAGAGTGACAGCGACGTGCTGTGGCAGCGGGCGCAGGTGCCCGACACTGTCTTCCACCATGGCCGCGTGGGCATCAACACGGACCGACCCGACGAGGCGTTGGTCGTGCACGGCAATGTCAAGGTCATGGGCTCGCTCATGCACCCCTCCGACCTGCGGGCCAAGGAGCACGtgcaggag GTGGACACCACGGAGCAGCTGAAGAGGATCTCACGCATGCGGCTGGTGCACTACAGATACAAGCCTGAGTTTGCAGCCACCGCAGGCATCGAGGCCACGGCACCAGAGACGG gTGTCATCGCCCAGGAGGTGAAGGAGATCCTGCCTGAGGCCGTGAAGGACACTGGAGACGTGGTCTTTGCCAATGGGAAAACCATAGAGAACTTCTTGGTGGTGAACAAG GAGCGCATCTTCATGGAGAACGTGGGTGCCGTGAAGGAGCTGTGCAAGCTGACGGACAACCTGGAGACGCGCATTGACGAGCTGGAGCGCTGGAGCCACAAGCTGGCCAAACTGCGGCGGCTGGACAGCCTCAAGTCCACTGGCAGCTCGGGTGCCttcag CCATGCAGGGAGCCAGTTCAGCCGGGCGGGCAGCGTCCCCCACAAGAAGAGGCCCCCCAAGGTGGCCAGCAAG TCGTCATCTGTGGTCCCAGACCAGGCCTGCATCAGCCAGCGCTTCCTGCAGGGAACCATCATTGCCCTGGTGGTGGTCATGGCCTTCAG CGTGGTGTCCATGTCTACACTGTATGTGCTGAGCCTGCGCTCCGAGGAGGACCTGGTGGAAACCGATGG CTCTTTTGCTGTGTCCACTTCCTGTCTTCTGGCCCTGCTCCGGCCCCAGCACCCTGGGGGGAGTGAGGCCAGGTGCCCATG GTCCAGCCAGAGCTTTGGGACCACTCAGCTCCGACAGTCCCCTGTGACCACCGGGCTGCCAGGCACACGGCCCTCTTTGCTGCTGG TTACCACCGGCCTGAGCAGCTCAGCCCCAGGTCCTGTCATCCCCACTTTGGACCTGTGCTCCAGCCGCCCTTGTCCAGTCATCTGctgttcctcctccacccccagccctacCCCTGCCCCTAGTCTTGGCTCCAGCTTTAACCCTGGCCGTGGCCTcagccccagtcccagccccTCCACCAATCGCTCAG GCCCCGGCCAGATGGCCCTCCTACCAGTCACCAACATCAGAGCCAAGTCCTGGGGCCTGTCGGCCAATGGTATCGGCCACTCCAAGCATCCAAAGAGCTCAGAGCCTCTGGCCAGCCCTGAAGTCCCCttccctggagggcagggcaaAGCCAAGAACAGCCCCAGCCTTGGTCTCCACGGCCGGGCCCGCAGAGGGCTTCCCCAGCCCGGCCTGAGCCCTGCTCGGCCCACTCGGGCCCAGGGCCAGCCAG ACCCAGTGCCCTCCCTGACCTCCATCCAGGTGCTGGAGAACTCAATGCCCATCACTTCCCAGTACTGCGCTCCAGAGGATGCCTGCAG GCCTGGAAACTTCACCTACCACATCCCTGTCAGCAGCGGCACCCCGCTGCACCTCAGCCTGACTCTGCAGATGAA CTCTTCGTCTCCCGTGTCTGTGGTGCTGTGCAGCCTGATGTCAAAGGAGCAGCCGTGTGAGGAGAGGGACTTTCCACAGAGCCTGCACACCTTCCAGGACACCCAG ggCACGTCCCACCAGTGGCCAGTGACCATCCTGTCTTTCCGAGAATTCACCTACCACTTCCGGGTGGCACTGCTG ggtCAGGCCAACTGCAGCGTGGAGGCCCCGGTCCTGCCGGCCACAGACTACTATTTCCACTTCTACCGCCTGTGTGACTGA
- the MYRF gene encoding myelin regulatory factor isoform X8, with protein MEVVDETEALQRFFEGHDINGALEPSNIDTSILEEYISKEDASDLCFPDISAPASAASYPHGQPAIPGSSGGHHLSPSGGGPSPGRHGPLPAPSYSAPLNCNNNNAMGTAPKPFLGGSGPPIKAEPKAPYAPGTLPDSPPDSGSEAYSPQQVNDPHLLRTITPESLCHVGVPSRLEHPPPPPAHLPGPPPPPPPPPHYPVLQRDLYMKAEPPMPPYAAMGQGLVPTDLHHTQQSQMLHQLLNQHGAELPTHPSKKRKHSESPPNTLNAQMLNGMIKQEPGTTTTLPPHPARAPSPPWPPQGPLSPGPGSLPLSIARVQTPPWHPPGAPSPGLLQDNDSLSGSYLDPNYQSIKWQPHQQNKWATLYDANYKELPMLTYRVDADKGFNFSVGDDAFVCQKKNHFQVTVYIGMLGEPKYVKTPEGLKPLDCFYLKLHGVKLEALNQSINIEQSQSDRSKRPFNPVTVNLPPEQVTKVTVGRLHFSETTANNMRKKGKPNPDQRYFMLVVALQAHAQNQNYTLAAQISERIIVRASNPGQFESDSDVLWQRAQVPDTVFHHGRVGINTDRPDEALVVHGNVKVMGSLMHPSDLRAKEHVQEVDTTEQLKRISRMRLVHYRYKPEFAATAGIEATAPETGVIAQEVKEILPEAVKDTGDVVFANGKTIENFLVVNKERIFMENVGAVKELCKLTDNLETRIDELERWSHKLAKLRRLDSLKSTGSSGAFSHAGSQFSRAGSVPHKKRPPKVASKSSSVVPDQACISQRFLQGTIIALVVVMAFSVVSMSTLYVLSLRSEEDLVETDGRSSQSFGTTQLRQSPVTTGLPGTRPSLLLVTTGLSSSAPGPVIPTLDLCSSRPCPVICCSSSTPSPTPAPSLGSSFNPGRGLSPSPSPSTNRSGPGQMALLPVTNIRAKSWGLSANGIGHSKHPKSSEPLASPEVPFPGGQGKAKNSPSLGLHGRARRGLPQPGLSPARPTRAQGQPDPVPSLTSIQVLENSMPITSQYCAPEDACRPGNFTYHIPVSSGTPLHLSLTLQMNSSSPVSVVLCSLMSKEQPCEERDFPQSLHTFQDTQGTSHQWPVTILSFREFTYHFRVALLGQANCSVEAPVLPATDYYFHFYRLCD; from the exons gccaCGACATCAATGGTGCCCTGGAGCCCTCCAACATCGACACCAGCATCCTGGAGGAGTACATCAGCAAGGAGGATGCCTCTGACCT CTGCTTCCCTGACATCTCTGCTCCAGCCAGTGCCGCCTCCTACCCCCACGGGCAGCCGGCCATCCCGGGCTCCAGCGGGGGCCACCACCTGAGCCCCTCTGGGGGCGGACCCTCCCCGGGGCGccacggccccctccccgccccgagCTACAGCGCCCCGCTCAACTGCAACAACAACAATGCCATGGGCACTGCTCCCAAGCCCTTTCTGGGGGGCTCTGGGCCCCCCATCAAGGCAGAGCCCAAGGCTCCCTATGCCCCAGG CACACTGCCGGACTCTCCCCCAGACTCGGGCTCCGAGGCCTACTCCCCCCAGCAGGTGAATG ACCCCCATCTCCTGCGCACCATTACCCCCGAGTCCCTGTGCCACGTAGGAGTGCCCTCCCGCCTGGAGcacccacctccacctccagcccACCTACCAGGCCCTCCgccgcccccgccacccccgcctCACTACCCTGTCCTGCAGCGGGACCTGTACATGAAGGCCGAGCCCCCGATGCCCCCCTACGCTGCCATGGGGCAGGGGCTGGTGCCCACGGATCTCCACCACACACAACAGTCCCAGATGCTACACCAGCTGCTGAATCAGCACGGAGCTGA gctccccacacaCCCCTCCAAGAAGAGGAAGCACTCCGAATCACCTCCCAACACCCTTAATGCCCAGATGCTGAATGGAATGATCAAACAGGAGCCGGGGACCACGACGACCCTGCCCCCGCACCCAGCTcgagccccttccccaccctggccTCCCCAGGGCCCACTCTCCCCCGGCCCCGGCTCCTTGCCCCTCAGCATCGCCCGGGTCCAGACGCCACCTTGGCACCCACCGGGCGCACCCTCACCAG GTCTCCTGCAGGACAATGATAGCCTTAGTGGCTCCTACCTGGATCCCAACTACCAATCCATCAAGTGGCAACCGCATCAGCAGAACAAGTGGGCAACGCTGTACGACGCAAACTACAAGGAGCT gcCCATGCTCACCTACCGCGTGGACGCTGACAAGGGCTTCAACTTTTCGGTGGGCGACGACGCCTTCGTGTGCCAGAAGAAGAACCACTTTCAGGTGACGGTATACATCGGCATGCTGGGGGAGCCCAAGTACGTCAAGACGCCCGAAGGCCTCAAGCCCCTCGACTGCTTCTATCTGAAACTGCACGGAGTGAAG CTGGAGGCCCTGAACCAGTCCATCAACATTGAGCAGTCACAGTCCGACCGAAGCAAGCGGCCCTTTAACCCTGTCAC GGTCAATCTGCCTCCTGAGCAGGTCACGAAGGTGACCGTGGGGCGCTTGCACTTCAGCGAGACCACCGCCAACAACATGCGCAAGAAGGGCAAACCTAACCCAGACCAGAG GTACTTCATGCTGGTGGTGGCGCTCCAGGCCCATGCACAGAACCAGAACTACACGCTGGCTGCCCAGATCTCAGAGCGCATCATCGTGAGG GCCTCCAACCCAGGCCAGTTTGAGAGTGACAGCGACGTGCTGTGGCAGCGGGCGCAGGTGCCCGACACTGTCTTCCACCATGGCCGCGTGGGCATCAACACGGACCGACCCGACGAGGCGTTGGTCGTGCACGGCAATGTCAAGGTCATGGGCTCGCTCATGCACCCCTCCGACCTGCGGGCCAAGGAGCACGtgcaggag GTGGACACCACGGAGCAGCTGAAGAGGATCTCACGCATGCGGCTGGTGCACTACAGATACAAGCCTGAGTTTGCAGCCACCGCAGGCATCGAGGCCACGGCACCAGAGACGG gTGTCATCGCCCAGGAGGTGAAGGAGATCCTGCCTGAGGCCGTGAAGGACACTGGAGACGTGGTCTTTGCCAATGGGAAAACCATAGAGAACTTCTTGGTGGTGAACAAG GAGCGCATCTTCATGGAGAACGTGGGTGCCGTGAAGGAGCTGTGCAAGCTGACGGACAACCTGGAGACGCGCATTGACGAGCTGGAGCGCTGGAGCCACAAGCTGGCCAAACTGCGGCGGCTGGACAGCCTCAAGTCCACTGGCAGCTCGGGTGCCttcag CCATGCAGGGAGCCAGTTCAGCCGGGCGGGCAGCGTCCCCCACAAGAAGAGGCCCCCCAAGGTGGCCAGCAAG TCGTCATCTGTGGTCCCAGACCAGGCCTGCATCAGCCAGCGCTTCCTGCAGGGAACCATCATTGCCCTGGTGGTGGTCATGGCCTTCAG CGTGGTGTCCATGTCTACACTGTATGTGCTGAGCCTGCGCTCCGAGGAGGACCTGGTGGAAACCGATGG cagGTCCAGCCAGAGCTTTGGGACCACTCAGCTCCGACAGTCCCCTGTGACCACCGGGCTGCCAGGCACACGGCCCTCTTTGCTGCTGG TTACCACCGGCCTGAGCAGCTCAGCCCCAGGTCCTGTCATCCCCACTTTGGACCTGTGCTCCAGCCGCCCTTGTCCAGTCATCTGctgttcctcctccacccccagccctacCCCTGCCCCTAGTCTTGGCTCCAGCTTTAACCCTGGCCGTGGCCTcagccccagtcccagccccTCCACCAATCGCTCAG GCCCCGGCCAGATGGCCCTCCTACCAGTCACCAACATCAGAGCCAAGTCCTGGGGCCTGTCGGCCAATGGTATCGGCCACTCCAAGCATCCAAAGAGCTCAGAGCCTCTGGCCAGCCCTGAAGTCCCCttccctggagggcagggcaaAGCCAAGAACAGCCCCAGCCTTGGTCTCCACGGCCGGGCCCGCAGAGGGCTTCCCCAGCCCGGCCTGAGCCCTGCTCGGCCCACTCGGGCCCAGGGCCAGCCAG ACCCAGTGCCCTCCCTGACCTCCATCCAGGTGCTGGAGAACTCAATGCCCATCACTTCCCAGTACTGCGCTCCAGAGGATGCCTGCAG GCCTGGAAACTTCACCTACCACATCCCTGTCAGCAGCGGCACCCCGCTGCACCTCAGCCTGACTCTGCAGATGAA CTCTTCGTCTCCCGTGTCTGTGGTGCTGTGCAGCCTGATGTCAAAGGAGCAGCCGTGTGAGGAGAGGGACTTTCCACAGAGCCTGCACACCTTCCAGGACACCCAG ggCACGTCCCACCAGTGGCCAGTGACCATCCTGTCTTTCCGAGAATTCACCTACCACTTCCGGGTGGCACTGCTG ggtCAGGCCAACTGCAGCGTGGAGGCCCCGGTCCTGCCGGCCACAGACTACTATTTCCACTTCTACCGCCTGTGTGACTGA
- the MYRF gene encoding myelin regulatory factor isoform X6: MEVVDETEALQRFFEGHDINGALEPSNIDTSILEEYISKEDASDLCFPDISAPASAASYPHGQPAIPGSSGGHHLSPSGGGPSPGRHGPLPAPSYSAPLNCNNNNAMGTAPKPFLGGSGPPIKAEPKAPYAPGTLPDSPPDSGSEAYSPQQVNDPHLLRTITPESLCHVGVPSRLEHPPPPPAHLPGPPPPPPPPPHYPVLQRDLYMKAEPPMPPYAAMGQGLVPTDLHHTQQSQMLHQLLNQHGAELPTHPSKKRKHSESPPNTLNAQMLNGMIKQEPGTTTTLPPHPARAPSPPWPPQGPLSPGPGSLPLSIARVQTPPWHPPGAPSPGLLQDNDSLSGSYLDPNYQSIKWQPHQQNKWATLYDANYKELPMLTYRVDADKGFNFSVGDDAFVCQKKNHFQVTVYIGMLGEPKYVKTPEGLKPLDCFYLKLHGVKLEALNQSINIEQSQSDRSKRPFNPVTVNLPPEQVTKVTVGRLHFSETTANNMRKKGKPNPDQRYFMLVVALQAHAQNQNYTLAAQISERIIVRASNPGQFESDSDVLWQRAQVPDTVFHHGRVGINTDRPDEALVVHGNVKVMGSLMHPSDLRAKEHVQEVDTTEQLKRISRMRLVHYRYKPEFAATAGIEATAPETGVIAQEVKEILPEAVKDTGDVVFANGKTIENFLVVNKERIFMENVGAVKELCKLTDNLETRIDELERWSHKLAKLRRLDSLKSTGSSGAFSHAGSQFSRAGSVPHKKRPPKVASKSSSVVPDQACISQRFLQGTIIALVVVMAFSVVSMSTLYVLSLRSEEDLVETDGRSSQSFGTTQLRQSPVTTGLPGTRPSLLLVTTGLSSSAPGPVIPTLDLCSSRPCPVICCSSSTPSPTPAPSLGSSFNPGRGLSPSPSPSTNRSGPGQMALLPVTNIRAKSWGLSANGIGHSKHPKSSEPLASPEVPFPGGQGKAKNSPSLGLHGRARRGLPQPGLSPARPTRAQGQPASLLADPVPSLTSIQVLENSMPITSQYCAPEDACRPGNFTYHIPVSSGTPLHLSLTLQMNSSSPVSVVLCSLMSKEQPCEERDFPQSLHTFQDTQGTSHQWPVTILSFREFTYHFRVALLGQANCSVEAPVLPATDYYFHFYRLCD, translated from the exons gccaCGACATCAATGGTGCCCTGGAGCCCTCCAACATCGACACCAGCATCCTGGAGGAGTACATCAGCAAGGAGGATGCCTCTGACCT CTGCTTCCCTGACATCTCTGCTCCAGCCAGTGCCGCCTCCTACCCCCACGGGCAGCCGGCCATCCCGGGCTCCAGCGGGGGCCACCACCTGAGCCCCTCTGGGGGCGGACCCTCCCCGGGGCGccacggccccctccccgccccgagCTACAGCGCCCCGCTCAACTGCAACAACAACAATGCCATGGGCACTGCTCCCAAGCCCTTTCTGGGGGGCTCTGGGCCCCCCATCAAGGCAGAGCCCAAGGCTCCCTATGCCCCAGG CACACTGCCGGACTCTCCCCCAGACTCGGGCTCCGAGGCCTACTCCCCCCAGCAGGTGAATG ACCCCCATCTCCTGCGCACCATTACCCCCGAGTCCCTGTGCCACGTAGGAGTGCCCTCCCGCCTGGAGcacccacctccacctccagcccACCTACCAGGCCCTCCgccgcccccgccacccccgcctCACTACCCTGTCCTGCAGCGGGACCTGTACATGAAGGCCGAGCCCCCGATGCCCCCCTACGCTGCCATGGGGCAGGGGCTGGTGCCCACGGATCTCCACCACACACAACAGTCCCAGATGCTACACCAGCTGCTGAATCAGCACGGAGCTGA gctccccacacaCCCCTCCAAGAAGAGGAAGCACTCCGAATCACCTCCCAACACCCTTAATGCCCAGATGCTGAATGGAATGATCAAACAGGAGCCGGGGACCACGACGACCCTGCCCCCGCACCCAGCTcgagccccttccccaccctggccTCCCCAGGGCCCACTCTCCCCCGGCCCCGGCTCCTTGCCCCTCAGCATCGCCCGGGTCCAGACGCCACCTTGGCACCCACCGGGCGCACCCTCACCAG GTCTCCTGCAGGACAATGATAGCCTTAGTGGCTCCTACCTGGATCCCAACTACCAATCCATCAAGTGGCAACCGCATCAGCAGAACAAGTGGGCAACGCTGTACGACGCAAACTACAAGGAGCT gcCCATGCTCACCTACCGCGTGGACGCTGACAAGGGCTTCAACTTTTCGGTGGGCGACGACGCCTTCGTGTGCCAGAAGAAGAACCACTTTCAGGTGACGGTATACATCGGCATGCTGGGGGAGCCCAAGTACGTCAAGACGCCCGAAGGCCTCAAGCCCCTCGACTGCTTCTATCTGAAACTGCACGGAGTGAAG CTGGAGGCCCTGAACCAGTCCATCAACATTGAGCAGTCACAGTCCGACCGAAGCAAGCGGCCCTTTAACCCTGTCAC GGTCAATCTGCCTCCTGAGCAGGTCACGAAGGTGACCGTGGGGCGCTTGCACTTCAGCGAGACCACCGCCAACAACATGCGCAAGAAGGGCAAACCTAACCCAGACCAGAG GTACTTCATGCTGGTGGTGGCGCTCCAGGCCCATGCACAGAACCAGAACTACACGCTGGCTGCCCAGATCTCAGAGCGCATCATCGTGAGG GCCTCCAACCCAGGCCAGTTTGAGAGTGACAGCGACGTGCTGTGGCAGCGGGCGCAGGTGCCCGACACTGTCTTCCACCATGGCCGCGTGGGCATCAACACGGACCGACCCGACGAGGCGTTGGTCGTGCACGGCAATGTCAAGGTCATGGGCTCGCTCATGCACCCCTCCGACCTGCGGGCCAAGGAGCACGtgcaggag GTGGACACCACGGAGCAGCTGAAGAGGATCTCACGCATGCGGCTGGTGCACTACAGATACAAGCCTGAGTTTGCAGCCACCGCAGGCATCGAGGCCACGGCACCAGAGACGG gTGTCATCGCCCAGGAGGTGAAGGAGATCCTGCCTGAGGCCGTGAAGGACACTGGAGACGTGGTCTTTGCCAATGGGAAAACCATAGAGAACTTCTTGGTGGTGAACAAG GAGCGCATCTTCATGGAGAACGTGGGTGCCGTGAAGGAGCTGTGCAAGCTGACGGACAACCTGGAGACGCGCATTGACGAGCTGGAGCGCTGGAGCCACAAGCTGGCCAAACTGCGGCGGCTGGACAGCCTCAAGTCCACTGGCAGCTCGGGTGCCttcag CCATGCAGGGAGCCAGTTCAGCCGGGCGGGCAGCGTCCCCCACAAGAAGAGGCCCCCCAAGGTGGCCAGCAAG TCGTCATCTGTGGTCCCAGACCAGGCCTGCATCAGCCAGCGCTTCCTGCAGGGAACCATCATTGCCCTGGTGGTGGTCATGGCCTTCAG CGTGGTGTCCATGTCTACACTGTATGTGCTGAGCCTGCGCTCCGAGGAGGACCTGGTGGAAACCGATGG cagGTCCAGCCAGAGCTTTGGGACCACTCAGCTCCGACAGTCCCCTGTGACCACCGGGCTGCCAGGCACACGGCCCTCTTTGCTGCTGG TTACCACCGGCCTGAGCAGCTCAGCCCCAGGTCCTGTCATCCCCACTTTGGACCTGTGCTCCAGCCGCCCTTGTCCAGTCATCTGctgttcctcctccacccccagccctacCCCTGCCCCTAGTCTTGGCTCCAGCTTTAACCCTGGCCGTGGCCTcagccccagtcccagccccTCCACCAATCGCTCAG GCCCCGGCCAGATGGCCCTCCTACCAGTCACCAACATCAGAGCCAAGTCCTGGGGCCTGTCGGCCAATGGTATCGGCCACTCCAAGCATCCAAAGAGCTCAGAGCCTCTGGCCAGCCCTGAAGTCCCCttccctggagggcagggcaaAGCCAAGAACAGCCCCAGCCTTGGTCTCCACGGCCGGGCCCGCAGAGGGCTTCCCCAGCCCGGCCTGAGCCCTGCTCGGCCCACTCGGGCCCAGGGCCAGCCAG CCTCTCTCCTTGCAGACCCAGTGCCCTCCCTGACCTCCATCCAGGTGCTGGAGAACTCAATGCCCATCACTTCCCAGTACTGCGCTCCAGAGGATGCCTGCAG GCCTGGAAACTTCACCTACCACATCCCTGTCAGCAGCGGCACCCCGCTGCACCTCAGCCTGACTCTGCAGATGAA CTCTTCGTCTCCCGTGTCTGTGGTGCTGTGCAGCCTGATGTCAAAGGAGCAGCCGTGTGAGGAGAGGGACTTTCCACAGAGCCTGCACACCTTCCAGGACACCCAG ggCACGTCCCACCAGTGGCCAGTGACCATCCTGTCTTTCCGAGAATTCACCTACCACTTCCGGGTGGCACTGCTG ggtCAGGCCAACTGCAGCGTGGAGGCCCCGGTCCTGCCGGCCACAGACTACTATTTCCACTTCTACCGCCTGTGTGACTGA